A genome region from Anopheles stephensi strain Indian chromosome 2, UCI_ANSTEP_V1.0, whole genome shotgun sequence includes the following:
- the LOC118507215 gene encoding phospholipase A2-like, producing the protein MKLLAIPFLCVVASIGVQTVGAKLLYKNVETFDELEQHNDEHGKSRSNRTVERINLTVPGTKWCGPGNTASDYEDLGSNSEVDKCCRDHDHCDNIPAGETKYGLKNNDYFTRLHCKCDRDFQNCLRRVNTTFSNKLGNFYFTVRDQCYKKQHPIVDCAEHTNKIFLRRCVRYVLDTSRTDMWQWFDLPFYDDNVLDGF; encoded by the exons ATGAAGCTGTTGGCCATTCCCTTCCTGTGTGTGGTGGCATCGATTGGAGTGCAAACGGTTGGTGCGAAGCTGCTGTACAAAAATGTGGAAACGTTTGACGAGCTGGAACAGCACAACGATGAGCATGGCAAGTCTCGATCGAATCGTACCGTGGAACGCATCAATCTCACCGTGCCAG GCACCAAGTGGTGTGGACCGGGCAACACCGCCAGCGATTATGAGGATCTTGGCTCAAACTCCGAAGTGGACAAGTGCTGTCGCGATCACGATCATTGCGATAACATCCCAGCCGGTGAAACGAAATATGGACTGAAGAACAACGATTACTTCACACG ACTGCACTGTAAATGTGATCGTGACTTCCAGAACTGTCTGCGCCGAGTGAACACAACCTTCTCCAACAAGCTTGGCAACTTTTACTTCACTGTACGAGATCAGTGCTACAAAAAGCAGCACCCGATAGTGGACTGTGCTGAGCATACGAACAA AATTTTTCTTCGCCGTTGCGTACGCTATGTACTGGACACCTCCCGCACTGACATGTGGCAATGGTTCGATCTCCCGTTCTACGATGACAACGTGCTGGATGGATTTTAA